The following coding sequences lie in one Anas acuta chromosome 17, bAnaAcu1.1, whole genome shotgun sequence genomic window:
- the LOC137841467 gene encoding septin-2 produces the protein MSQSGEKVKFSDGAGYVGFANLPNQVHRKSVKKGFEFTLMVVGESGLGKSTLINSLFLTDLYPERYIPGAAEKIERTVQIEASTVEIEERGVKLRLTVVDTPGYGDAINSQDCFKTIIQYIDNQFERYLHDESGLNRRHIVDNRVHCCFYFISPFGHGLKPLDVEFMKALHGKVNIVPVIAKADTLTLKERERLKRRVLDEISEHGIRIYQLPDADSDEDEEFKEQTRVLKASIPFAVIGSNQLIEVKGKKIRGRLYPWGVVEVENPEHNDFLKLRTMLVTHMQDLQEVTQDLHYENFRSERLKRTGKPVEEEVVDKDRILQQKEAELRRMQEMIAQMQAQMRMKPSDD, from the exons ATGTCTCAGTCAGGTGAAAAAGTAAAG TTTTCTGATGGAGCAGGCTATGTGGGATTTGCTAATCTGCCCAACCAGGTCCACAGGAAATCTGTGAAGAAGGGCTTTGAGTTCACACTGATGGTGGTTG GTGAGTCTGGTTTGGGAAAATCCACTTTAATTAATAGTCTGTTCCTGACTGATCTTTATCCAGAACGTTATATTCCTGGAGCAGCAG agaaaatagAGAGAACAGTTCAAATCGAAGCTTCTACAGTAGAGATAGAGGAGCGAGGGGTGAAACTGCGTTTAACAGTAGTAGACACACCAGGATATGGAGATGCCATTAACAGCCAGGACTG CTTCAAAACAATTATCCAGTACATTGACAACCAGTTTGAAAGATACCTTCATGATGAGAGTGGTCTAAACAGACGACACATTGTAGACAACAGGGTCCACTGCTGTTTTTACTTCATCTCTCCCTTTGGGCATGG GCTGAAACCATTAGATGTAGAATTCATGAAGGCTCTTCATGGAAAAGTCAACATTGTCCCTGTGATCGCCAAGGCCGACACACTGACactgaaggagagagaaaggctgAAGAGAAGA GTTCTGGATGAGATTTCTGAACATGGCATTAGAATTTACCAGCTCCCTGATGCAGATTCTGATGAAGATGAGGAATTTAAAGAACAAACCAGAGTTTTAAAG GCTAGCATTCCCTTTGCTGTTATTGGATCCAATCAACTTATTGaggtgaaagggaagaaaatcagaggCCGTCTGTATCCCTGGGGAGTTGTTGAAGTTGAAAATCCAGAGCACAATGATTTCCTTAAATTACGCACAATGCTGGT AACGCACATGCAGGACCTGCAGGAGGTGACCCAAGATTTGCACTATGAGAACTTCCGTTCAGAGAGGCTAAAACGAACTGGCAA GCCTGTTGAAGAAGAAGTTGTAGACAAGGATAGAATCCTCCAGCAGAAAGAGGCTGAG